TTGCCAAGATCACCAACAAGGGAGACGGTCCCATTGATGGTATCTGCTTCCCACTCCTCAAAATTAACGGATGCTGCCGTAATACTTCCATTACCTGTTTCAACCTTGCAGCTGCGACCAATCAACTCCTTTAATTTCACAGGACCATTTGATGTTTTCAACTGCAGCTGATCTGCTTTCAGCTCCTCTATTTCCAGCTCACCGTTGGACAGCTTCGCTTTAATAAAGGAAAGGTGGACAGGAGGAACATAAAGCTCCACCTTCACCTTTGTTTTTTTGACCGGGCTGGAAAGTCGGAGCAAACCTGCTTTCAAAGTCAGGTTCACGTCCTCTTGGAACCTGTCCTTCGCCTGCTGTTCACTCTCCGCCCCATACACCCTCCCATCAAATACGGCTTTGACATAATCCTGATCCCACGATCGAAGTACAAGGGAACCATTTGCAATCCATACATCGATATCATTCATTTCCCCTGCCTCCAGCACTGCCTCCTCGGAAAAAGATTGATATTCCCCGAAAACCATGTCAAAATCTGATTTTTTCACTTTCTCAACCGCATCATCGAAAAAGTTTCGTAACCCATACCTTTTGGAGGCGGGTTTCTCTTTGTCTTCCTCCGGCTTTCTTTCTACAGCTTCAAGCAGCTTCGCTCCTTCATCAGCCGTTATTTTCCCCTCTTCAATCATTTTGAGGATCTTCATTCGCTCTTCTGTCATTTTCCTCACTCCTTACTTCTTCGTACGATTTGCCAACAGCCAGTGATTCAAAAAACACCTTGAAAAGACATCGTGTCTTCTCAAGGTGTAATCTGCCTAAATACTACAGCGGTAGAAACGCTCTGTTTTCATACGTTCTAATTGTTCCGGGTTCTGTTCCATTAAACTCATCATACCATCCACCTGAGACAGGTGAGCGCGTATGGCTGCCATTTTCTTATCCCAATGAGGGCGGATATCCAATACGATTTCCGGTTCTCCCAAATCTTCCTGATGATCGTTGGAAATGGCATGCAGCCACAGCTCCGGCCGCTTCGAATCATCCATTAAACGCACAGCCTCCACCACGCCGGCACCGAGAGCGTCGTGATCCGGGTGTACGGCATAGCCAGGATAGTGTGTGATAATGATGGAAGCTCCGTACGCCTCGATTCTCTCTTTCAGATAGAGAGCCATTTGATCCAATGGTTCAAACTCCAGCGTCTTGTCACGGTAACCGAGAAATTCCAGGCCGATATCCAGCTCCTCAACCGCTTTTTGGAGCTCCTCCTTACGGAACGAGGAGAGCGTCTCTCTGTTTGCAAATACGGGCTTACCCATATTACGCCCCATCTCTCCTAATGTACCACATAGATAAGTGACTTCTGCGCCTTCTTCCCTGAACTTCGATATGGTTCCCGAAGCCCCAAAGGATTCATCATCCGGATGAGGGAAGATGACGAGCACTTTCTCTTTACTCATCCGGATCGACCTCATGAGAAAAAGGAGTCTCACTGATTTCCAGAGCTACCATAAGGCGACCTTCCCGGTCGTGTCCAGCCAAAAGGAGACGGTCATGTTCATCAATTTCGAAATCCGACACTCCTTCTGCGTACACCCATCCAAGATCCAGCTTCAATCCGACGCGGAAACCTCCGCCTGTGCTGACAATTTTTCCATGTTTATATTTCACTTTTGCATTGCGAATAAATGCCCCTACATTATAAGCGTTTTGATCAAAGTGGCTGGCATAAGCCCCATTCGTCGTTTCCAAGTGAACGTAGACATCTTTGTTGGCAAATTGATCTATTTTGTTCTGAACTGCTTCTTGCTGTATTGCTTTCACTAGTATTCCTCCCGTCAAACGATTCTTGTTTAACGATACTGAATTCTCCGGCAGGCGTCAAAACATCTACTTGGAGGCGACTTCTTCCCGCTCACTCATACGCTGTTCCATTCGCTTGCGGTCTCTTTCCAGAACCGGTTTTAAATACCGTCCCGTATAGGACTCCCTGTGTTCTGCCACTTCTTCCGGTGTACCGGTAGCAATGATCTGTCCGCCATTCTGTCCGCCTTCCGGTCCAAGATCAATGATGTGATCTGCCGCTTTAATGACATCCAGATTATGTTCAATAATCAGAACGGAATCTCCGTTTTCCACAAGTCGCTGCAGCACTTGAAGAAGTCGGGATATGTCGTCCACGTGTAATCCTGTCGTCGGTTCGTCCAGAATATAGAAGGACTTTCCGTTTGAACGGCGATGAAGCTCGCTGGCAAGTTTCACACGCTGGGCTTCCCCACCGGAAAGGGTCGTCGCAGGCTGCCCAAGCTTAATGTAATCAAGCCCGACATCCGCCACCGTCTGCAGCTTCCGTTTGATTTTCGGGATGTTGGCAAAGAAATCCAGCGCTTCTTCAATCGTCATCCCCAGTACATCTGCAATGCTCTTCCCTTTATATTTCACTTCGAGCGTTTCCCGGTTATAGCGTTTCCCGTCACATACCTCGCACGGAACGTAAACATCCGGCAGAAAGTGCATTTCGATTTTAATAATTCCATCCCCGCGACACGCTTCACACCTTCCACCTTTGACGTTGAAGCTGAATCGTCCTTTTTTGTATCCGCGGATTTTCGCTTCGTTCGTCTGTGCAAAAACATCCCGGATATCATCGAATACACCTGTGTACGTAGCCGGGTTGGAGCGTGGTGTCCGGCCGATAGGCGACTGATCGATATCAATCACTTTGTCGAGCTGATCGATTCCTTCTACAGTTTTATGCTTCCCTGGTTTTTGTTTTCCGTTATGAAGCCGCATCGAAAGTGTTTTGTAGAGGATTTCATTGATCAATGTACTCTTCCCTGAACCTGATACCCCGGTGACAGCGGTCAGAAGTCCAAGCGGCACATCGGCGTTCACTTTCTTAAGGTTGTTCTCTTCCGCTCCTTTGATTTTCAAAAAGCGGCCATCCGGTTTCCGGCGCTCTGCTGGAAGCGGAATGAATTTTTTACCGGACAAGTACTGCCCGGTTAAAGACTTCCGACTCTTCATTACCTGCTTCGGCGTTCCCTGGGAAACAATATTTCCGCCATGTGCTCCTGCACCAGGTCCAATGTCGATTAAATAGTCGGCAGCCAACATCGTATCTTCATCATGTTCTACCACGATCAGCGTATTATCCAAATCACGCATCCGCTTGAGTGTTTCAATCAGTCTGTCGTTATCACGCTGGTGGAGGCCGATGGAAGGCTCGTCCAGTACATATAATACTCCCGTAAGTGCAGAACCGATCTGGGTCGCAAGCCTGATCCGCTGCGCTTCACCGCCGGAAAGGGTACCGGCAGACCGGGAAAGTGTTAAATAATCAAGGCCGACATTCGCAAGAAAGCTCAATCGCTCTACAATCTCCTTCAGGATCATGCGCGCGATCGTTTCCTCCTTCTCTGTCAGTTCTAATGAATCGAAGAAATTCTTCGCTTCCGTAACAGAGAAGTCTGTTGTCACCCCGATATGTTTGCCGTTGATGAGAACGGCGAGAGCTTCTTCATTCAATCTGTTTCCTTTACACTTCGGACACGGTTTCTGTGCCATGTACTTTTCCATCTGCTCACGAATATAGTCGGAACTGGTTTCTCTATAGCGCCGGGAAATGTTTGGAATAACGCCTTCAAAGAAGATTTCATTTTCCCTTACTTTTCCAAAATCGTTCTCATAGCGGAAATAAACCTTCTCCTCTCCACTACCGTAAAGGATCCGTTCTTTATGCTCCTCCGGTAATTCTTCGAAAGGCTGATCCATATCAATACCGTAGTGATCTGAAACACTCTTAAGCAGCTGCGGATAGTATTGTGAGCTTTGAGGTTCCCAGGCGGCGATTGCGTGTTCGTTCAAGGACCGGCTCCTGTCTGGAATCACAAGATCGATATCTACTTCAAGCTGAGTACCTAAACCGTCGCAGCGGCTGCATGCTCCAAACGGGCTGTTAAAGGAAAACATACGCGGCTCCAGCTCGCTGATGGAAAATCCGCATATCGGGCATGCATGGTGTTCACTGAACATCAGCTCCTCCTCGCCGATTACATCCACAATCGTATGTCCATTTCCTAGATTAAGAGCCGTTTCGATGGAATCAGAAAGGCGGCCTTCCACACCATCTTTAACAACAATTCGGTCAATGACGACTTCTATTGAATGTTTCTTGTTCTTATCCAGTTTTATTTCCTCGGAAATTTCGCGCATTTCTCCGTCGACACGAAGACGGATATATCCTTCTTTTTGGAGCTGTTCAAACACCTTCACGTGTTCCCCTTTTCGCCCGGAGACGACAGGTGCGAGAATCTGAAGCTTCGTTCTTTCCGGATACTCCATCACACGATCCACCATCTGCTGGACGGTTTGAGAACTGATTTCTATTCCGTGTTTCGGACAGGTCGGACGTCCAATCCTGGCGAAGAGCAGACGTAAATAATCGTAAATTTCGGTCACGGTCCCTACAGTAGAACGAGGGTTCCGACTTGTCGTTTTCTGGTCGATGGAAATTGCCGGGGATAACCCTTCAATTGCATCGACGTCCGGTTTATCCATCTGCCCAAGGAACTGACGGGCATAAGCACTCAAGGACTCCACATATCGGCGCTGTCCCTCGGCATAAATGGTATCGAATGCCAACGAAGACTTCCCTGAACCGGATAAACCAGTCATGACCACCAGCTTATTCTTTGGAATGTCGATATCGACATTCTTCAAATTGTGGGCTCTGGCTCCCTTGATACTTATATGTTTACTAGCCATACTCAAATCATCCCTCCGCTTTTAGTTCCAACAAAACATCACGCAGTTCAGCCGCACGCTCGAAATCGAGTTCCCGAGCTGCCTGCTTCATTTCCGTTTCCATATTGTCGATAAGCTCCTGACGTTCGCGCTTCGTCATTTCCGACGGCTTCTTACCCGTATCGTACTGTTCCTCTTCTTCTGCGACGGCAGTAGCCTTAATAACGTCACGCACTTCTTTCTTGATCGTTGTCGGAGTTACACCGTGCTCTTCGTTATAGGCAATCTGCTTCTCCCGACGACGGTATGTTTCATCTATAGCAAACTGCATGGAAGCCGTCACTTTGTCGGCATACATGATAACTCTTCCGTTTTCATTTCGTGCTGCACGTCCGATCGTCTGAATCAGGGAACGGTCGGAACGGAGGAAACCTTCTTTATCTGCATCGAGAATAGTAACGAGAGATACTTCCGGAATGTCCAGACCCTCTCTCAACAAGTTGATTCCGATCAACACATCGTATTTACCGACACGAAGATCCCGGATGATTTCAATCCGTTCGAGCGTCTTGATTTCTGAATGGAGGTAAGCAACCTTCATTCCCAACTCTTTGAGGTAGTCCGTTAAATCCTCAGACATTTTCTTCGTAAGTGTTGTAACCAGTATCCTCTCATTTCGATCTTTCCGCTTGTTGATCTCTCCCACCAGATCATCGATCTGACCATGAATCGGACGCACTTCAATTTCCGGATCAAGAAGTCCGGTCGGCCGGATAATCTGCTCGATCATCTTCGGTGTATGTTCGATTTCGTATGGACCAGGCGTCGCCGAAACGTAAGCAATCTGGTTGATGTGTTCCTCGAATTCATGAAACATAAGCGGCCTGTTGTCCATAGCGGAAGGGAGACGGAATCCATGATCGACGAGCACTTGTTTCCTAGCCCTGTCCCCGTTATACATCCCTCTCACCTGTGGAAGTGTCACATGGGATTCATCAATCATAATCAGGAAATCATCCGGGAAATAGTCGAGAAGCGTATAAGGCGTCGCTCCCGGCTCCCGGAACGTCAAATGACGGGAATAGTTTTCGATTCCTGAACAGAAACCCATTTCCCTCATCATTTCCAAATCGTAGTTTGTCCGCTGCTCCAGACGCTGCGCTTCGAGAAGCTTGTCGTTGTCCCGAAGCTCTTTTACACGGTCTTTCATTTCCTGTTCTATATTTTCAATGGCTTTTTTCAACTTTTCTTCCCGGGTGACGAAGTGGGAGGCCGGGAAAATCGCTACATGCTCCCGATCGCCGATCACTTCGCCGGTCAACACATCCACTTCTCTGATCCGGTCAATTTCGTCTCCGAAAAATTCAATCCTCATCGCATGTTCTTCCCGTGAAGCAGGAATAATTTCCACCGAATCCCCGCGCACGCGGAATGTACCACGCTGAAAGTCAATATCGTTCCGCGCATATTGAATGTCTACAAGGTTCCGGAGCAGCTGATCCCGATCCTTCTCCATTCCCGTACGAATGGAAAGCACCTGACTTCGATATTCGTCGGGAGAACCTAAACCATAAATACAAGAAACACTGGCAACAATGATGACATCGTTCCGCTCAAACAAAGCAGACGTAGCGGAGTGGCGCAGCTTGTCGATCTCATCATTGATGCTCGCGTCCTTCTCGATAAACGTATCCGACGAAGGGACATAAGCTTCCGGCTGATAATAATCATAGTAACTGACAAAATATTCCACAGCGTTATTTGGAAAGAACTCCTTGAATTCACTGTAGAGCTGCCCTGCCAACGTTTTGTTATGGGCTATGATCAGTGTCGGCTTGTTGACCTGTTCAATGACGTTTGACATGGTGAACGTCTTACCGGTACCCGTTGCACCGAGTAACGTCTGATGTTTTTCCCCATTGTTAATCCCTTCGACCAATGCTTTGATTGCTCGCGGCTGATCTCCCTGCGGGGTGTATTTAGATACTAATTCGAATTGTCCCTCCACGACGAAAACCTCCGTTCCTCACTATTCCTTCCTAGTTTACCACAACAGTTTACCATTCTAACCTTAAACGAACAAACATTCGCACTTGCAATTGGTTTTTCCCTATTTTCCCATATTTATCCCCTCTCTCCGACATACTCCTTTTCCATCCAACCAACGCTCACCTATATCCTTTACGACTCGGAAAAATAAACAAAGCACCTGTATCCACAGGTGCTTTGTTTATTTCTATATCAATTCAGGGCTTACGCATCAAAGGTTTGATTATATTCATTTACTTCAAACAAATCGATCAACTCAATATCCGGATTCTTATCAATGAACCAACGCAGGGAAAAATCGTTTTTGAACAGAACAACCGGATTCCCTTCCCGATCTTCAGCAAGCATGTTCCGTTCATCGAACAGCGAAACGTCCACCTGATCCTCTTTAAGCCAGCGTGGAATACGCTCTCCAAGCGGTATTAACTCAATATCCACATTATACTCATTCTTCATCCGATATTCGAATACTTCGTATTGAAGTTCTCCGACAGCACCGATGATAAAATCTTCGAAGCTGTAGCGTTTAAACAGCTGAATTGCTCCTTCCTGAACCAGCTGTTCCAAACCTTTGCGGAACTGCTTCGATTTCATAACGTTTTTAGCTGTAACCTTCTTGAAGATCTCCGGCGGGAATTGAGGAAGTTCATCATATTCAAACTTGGATTTACCTGTAACAATCGTATCGCCGATCCGATAGACGTTTGGATCATAGATTCCGATAATATCTCCTGCATATCCTTCCTCAACGGTTCCACGTGAAGAGGCTACGAACTGTTGTGACTGGGCAAGTTTAAAGGTTTTTCCGGTTCGCGAGAGCGTGACGTTCATTCCGCGTTCGAATTTACCGGAACAAACTCGAACAAAAGCGATCCGATCGCGGTGCTGCGGATTCATGTTAGCCTGGATTTTGAAAATAAAACCTGAAAACTCCTCGTCTTCTGGTGAAACGACACCTTCCGTTGACTTACGTGGTGCAGGTTCGGGTGCCATTTCAATAAATGAATTAAAGAATGTTTCGACTCCGAATGGGGCGAGTGCACTACCGAAGAATACCGGCGTTTGATCACCGCGCAGCACCTTCTCCATATCAAATGCTTCCCCGGCTTCTGCCACAAGTTCCATCTCTTCCTGAGCTTCCTGGAATGTTGCATTTTCTGTTAATTCCGGATACTGATCGAGCTGGTTATAAGGAATATAATCTTCTTCCTCATTTCCTGTGAAATGAACGAACTGTTCCTGTTCTCTGTCAAAAACCCCGAGGAATCGTTTCCCCATACCGGCAGGCCAGGTCATCGGGTATGTTTCAATATTTAAAGTTTCTTCAATTTCCTGCATTAAATCGAACGGCTCGCGTCCTTCCCTGTCCATCTTGTTAATGAACGTAAAAATTGGGATGCCGCGCATTTTACAGACTTTAAACAACTTGAGCGTCTGTGCCTCTATTCCTTTCGTCCCGTCAATAACCATGACAACACTGTCGACAGCTGTCAGCGTGCGATACGTGTCTTCACTGAAGTCTTCGTGGCCAGGCGTATCCAGTATATTGACCTGGTAGCCTTTATATGGGAAGTTCATAACACTCGATGTTACTGAGATTCCCCGCTGCTTCTCGATTTCCATCCAGTCGGATGTAGCGAATTTACCAGATTTCTTTCCTTTTACCGTTCCTGCTGAACGAATCAGATTACCAAACAGCAGCATTTTTTCCGTCATCGTCGTTTTTCCGGCGTCCGGGTGGGAGATAATAGCAAACGTACGACGCTTTTTCATTTCTTCTTGAATAGGATTCATCGTGATATCCTCCATGTTATAAATTTTATATGTTTTGATTTAAGGCAGGATATACGTTACAACGACCGTGTCGTGGACACATGATCCGTACAGCATTCCTTTTCCATAAAAAAAGCGCGCCTCGATTTCAGAGCGCTTCAACACTTTTGATTATACTTTGAAAGTTAGCATAACCGCCCGCTAAAATCAATGCTTGACGTGACAGGCCATGATTCCTTCCACTTCTCTCCCCCTCTGCAAACCTGTTATAATAGAAGCAAATAACGTTCAGTAAGGATGCCATATATGCAAAGTTATTTACTACAACCGAAAGATATACAAAAGATTACCGGTCCCACTTACTATGAGCGGGGTAAACGCTACTTCGAATCAGGTAAAGTGTATGGACTGTCACATAATAGCGCCATCCGTTCCTGGCGGGCGGTCGTAGCGGGGACCCATGATTATGAAGTCCGCGTTTTCTTTTTTGACGATGAAGATGTCGAGGCGACGTGCGAATGCCCGGCATATGCAGAGCACTATACGTGTAAACATATCGCCGCCGTTTTAATCGCCATACGTGAGAAAACATTGGAGGAGCTCGCTCCGCGTCTGGCTGAGAAAGGGAAGAACGTCCAATTCCCTCCGGCCAGTCAAGACCGTATGTTCGCTGTAAGTTTGTTTGAGGCTTTCCGGCAGCGTCAGGAAAACCAGTCGGAAACAGAAAGCAAGCGGCCGCTGCAAGTCAACTATTTTCTGCACCTTCAATCCATGCTTGGCGCGAAGAGTCTTGGAATGGAGATAAAAATCGGCGAAGGCTATCCCTACGTCATCAAGAATATTCGGGAGCTTCTTGACCACATTCGGAAGCAGCAGCCTTACAGGATTACGAAAAAGTTCACCTTTGACCCATCCGAACACCTGTTTACAGAGCTGGATAAGCGAATTTTCCATATTCTTCAGCGGGCATATGAACAGGAGCAGTTTTATGAGCAGCATTGGAGTATGAACGATAAGAAAGTTTTACGCATTCCACCTGCCATGACCAAGGATCTCCTTCCATTGCTACAGGAACAAAATGCTGCGATGATTGACCGTGGCGATCCGATGGGGGCTGTCCGCTTCGAACAAGATTTTCCGGATTTGTCCTTTTACGTAACGGAAGAACGCGGTCACTTTCATATGCATATGAACAAGTTGAAGGAATATGATTACCTGGCAGATTACCATATGCTGTACCGTCAGTCTTCCTTCTATCCAATTGACCCGGAGAAAGAAGATATTTTGAGGACCTTATATACTACGCTCCCATACAACTCGAGCGGAAGTCACACAGTAAGCTATCACGATATGGAAGGAATTGTTTCCTACGTCCTGCCAGAGTTAGAGCGGATAGCTGACGTTAATCTGGACTCTTCCGCTAAGGAAAGAATTATTCAGGAGCCATTGCGGGCAGAAGTTTATTTGGACTTCTCCCAATGGACATTAACCATTGATGTAAAGTTCCATTATGGTGACATTACCATCGATCCTTTTCAACAGAATAACGGCTCTCAGGCAATTATACAGAGAGACAGTCAAACGGAAGAGCATATCATGCAGATCATTGAGTCTGCCGAATTTAAATTTGATGGAGAAATGGTCTATATTGAAGATGAATACCCTTTAGATGTTTTTCTGCGCTATTATCTTCCGAAGCTTAAAGAGTGGAGTGATGTCTACTTATCTTCCTCCGTACGCTCTTTAATCAGCGAAGAAGCACACGAACTCCAAAGTTCCGTCGAGCTTGAAAACGAAGGGAACTGGCTTGATATCCGCTTTACCATTGAGGGAATCAGCTCTGATGACATACACGAAGCGCTCAAGGCCGTAATTGAAAAGAAAAAGTATTATCGACTCTCGGATGGAGCTCTAATGTCTTTGACCTCGGACTCCTTTGAACGCTTCCAGAAACTTATGAACGAACTGGATCTTACCGCACAGGATTTAGATGACAATCAACTCCACGTTTCCACGGCGCGGAGCCTTCAGGTGGAAGATGCCCTTCAACCGACGGATGCGGAACGAAACCGGCTGTTCCATGAACTTGTGAACCAGCTTAAATCACCACAGTCGTTTGATATCGCACCTCCATCTGGACTGAATGCAGAGCTGCGCTCCTATCAGCTCACCGGTTTTCGTTGGATGAAGATGCTCAGCCACTATGGTCTCGGTGGTGTCCTTGCGGATGATATGGGACTTGGAAAAACGCTGCAGACGATCACTTACCTGCTTCATGAAAAAGAAGAAGGGCTGATGAATGAACCGGCGCTGATTGTTGCTCCGGCTTCTCTCGTCTTTAACTGGAAGAAGGAATTAGAGAAATTTGCACCTTCCCTTTCTCTCCAGGTGTTGACCGGGGACCCGTCTTCACGTCAGGAAGCTCTGGAAGCAGCTGCTTCTAAAGATGTTTGGATTACCTCGTATCCATTATTGAGACAGGATGTTGCCTCCTACAGCGACCAGTCATTCCACACCATGGTTCTTGATGAATCACAGGCGATCAAGAACGAAGCGACCAAAACTGCCGTCGCGGTACGATCCGTAAAAAGCAGACACCGCTTCGCCTTAAGTGGAACACCAATTGAGAATTCTCTTCAAGAGTTGTGGTCTTTATTCCGTGCAATTATGCCGGGTTTCTTCCCGAGCAAAAAGAAATTCACGCAATTAAAACCAGAGAAGATCTCCATGATGACGCGGCCGTTTATATTACGACGGATGAAGACGGAGGTTCTTGATGAACTACCGGATAAGATCGATTCTGTCCAGTACTCAGAGCTGACCAGGGAGCAGAAAGAGGTTTACCTCGCCTACCTGGAACGAATCCAGAACGATATCCAGGAGACCATTGCGACAAAAGGAATACAGCGAGGGAAACTTGAGATCCTGGCTGGATTAACACGCCTCCGCCAAATTTGCTGCCACCCGGCATTATTCCTGGAGAACTATGAAGGGAAATCAGGTAAATTGGAGCAGCTGAAGGAACTTGCTTTAGAGCGGAAAGAAAACGGCAACCGTCTCCTTATTTTCTCTCAGTTTTCCAGTATGCTTTCCCTCATGCACGAAGAACTTCAGAAATCCGGTCTGGATGCCTTTTATTTGGACGGTCGGACAAAAACAGAAAAACGCATGGAAATGGTCGATCGGTTCAATGCCGGAGAGAAAGATGCTTTCTTCATCTCCTTAAAAGCCGGAGGGACCGGTCTGAATTTGACCGGAGCCGACACGGTCATTTTGTATGACCTGTGGTGGAACCCGGCAATCGAGGAACAAGCCGCCGGTCGTGCACACCGAATCGGCCAGGAAAAAGTCGTTCAGGTCATTCGAATGATAGCAGAAGGTACGATTGAAGAGAGGATCTATCAACTGCAGCAGAAGAAAAGGGATCTTGTTGATCAAATTATCCAGCCTGGTGAATCGATGCTTACCTCTTTAAGTGAAGAGGAAATCAAACAACTCTTTGCATGAAATAAAAAAGCAGCTGTCTCACAAGAGACAGCTGCTTTTGTTTACACTGCGGCTTTTTTACGCATTTT
This sequence is a window from Bacillus sp. SB49. Protein-coding genes within it:
- a CDS encoding DUF4097 family beta strand repeat-containing protein, with protein sequence MTEERMKILKMIEEGKITADEGAKLLEAVERKPEEDKEKPASKRYGLRNFFDDAVEKVKKSDFDMVFGEYQSFSEEAVLEAGEMNDIDVWIANGSLVLRSWDQDYVKAVFDGRVYGAESEQQAKDRFQEDVNLTLKAGLLRLSSPVKKTKVKVELYVPPVHLSFIKAKLSNGELEIEELKADQLQLKTSNGPVKLKELIGRSCKVETGNGSITAASVNFEEWEADTINGTVSLVGDLGKSDISTVSGQIKVDHLSNKAHTGFYKTTAGSIRVSIPNERKIVGLLKSNIGNVYCELENYKILKDKKDVMNKRLEFEAYEQYDQTYHIEAETKTGPVTVTPPSIL
- the bshB2 gene encoding bacillithiol biosynthesis deacetylase BshB2: MSKEKVLVIFPHPDDESFGASGTISKFREEGAEVTYLCGTLGEMGRNMGKPVFANRETLSSFRKEELQKAVEELDIGLEFLGYRDKTLEFEPLDQMALYLKERIEAYGASIIITHYPGYAVHPDHDALGAGVVEAVRLMDDSKRPELWLHAISNDHQEDLGEPEIVLDIRPHWDKKMAAIRAHLSQVDGMMSLMEQNPEQLERMKTERFYRCSI
- a CDS encoding YojF family protein — translated: MKAIQQEAVQNKIDQFANKDVYVHLETTNGAYASHFDQNAYNVGAFIRNAKVKYKHGKIVSTGGGFRVGLKLDLGWVYAEGVSDFEIDEHDRLLLAGHDREGRLMVALEISETPFSHEVDPDE
- the uvrA gene encoding excinuclease ABC subunit UvrA, giving the protein MASKHISIKGARAHNLKNVDIDIPKNKLVVMTGLSGSGKSSLAFDTIYAEGQRRYVESLSAYARQFLGQMDKPDVDAIEGLSPAISIDQKTTSRNPRSTVGTVTEIYDYLRLLFARIGRPTCPKHGIEISSQTVQQMVDRVMEYPERTKLQILAPVVSGRKGEHVKVFEQLQKEGYIRLRVDGEMREISEEIKLDKNKKHSIEVVIDRIVVKDGVEGRLSDSIETALNLGNGHTIVDVIGEEELMFSEHHACPICGFSISELEPRMFSFNSPFGACSRCDGLGTQLEVDIDLVIPDRSRSLNEHAIAAWEPQSSQYYPQLLKSVSDHYGIDMDQPFEELPEEHKERILYGSGEEKVYFRYENDFGKVRENEIFFEGVIPNISRRYRETSSDYIREQMEKYMAQKPCPKCKGNRLNEEALAVLINGKHIGVTTDFSVTEAKNFFDSLELTEKEETIARMILKEIVERLSFLANVGLDYLTLSRSAGTLSGGEAQRIRLATQIGSALTGVLYVLDEPSIGLHQRDNDRLIETLKRMRDLDNTLIVVEHDEDTMLAADYLIDIGPGAGAHGGNIVSQGTPKQVMKSRKSLTGQYLSGKKFIPLPAERRKPDGRFLKIKGAEENNLKKVNADVPLGLLTAVTGVSGSGKSTLINEILYKTLSMRLHNGKQKPGKHKTVEGIDQLDKVIDIDQSPIGRTPRSNPATYTGVFDDIRDVFAQTNEAKIRGYKKGRFSFNVKGGRCEACRGDGIIKIEMHFLPDVYVPCEVCDGKRYNRETLEVKYKGKSIADVLGMTIEEALDFFANIPKIKRKLQTVADVGLDYIKLGQPATTLSGGEAQRVKLASELHRRSNGKSFYILDEPTTGLHVDDISRLLQVLQRLVENGDSVLIIEHNLDVIKAADHIIDLGPEGGQNGGQIIATGTPEEVAEHRESYTGRYLKPVLERDRKRMEQRMSEREEVASK
- the uvrB gene encoding excinuclease ABC subunit UvrB translates to MEGQFELVSKYTPQGDQPRAIKALVEGINNGEKHQTLLGATGTGKTFTMSNVIEQVNKPTLIIAHNKTLAGQLYSEFKEFFPNNAVEYFVSYYDYYQPEAYVPSSDTFIEKDASINDEIDKLRHSATSALFERNDVIIVASVSCIYGLGSPDEYRSQVLSIRTGMEKDRDQLLRNLVDIQYARNDIDFQRGTFRVRGDSVEIIPASREEHAMRIEFFGDEIDRIREVDVLTGEVIGDREHVAIFPASHFVTREEKLKKAIENIEQEMKDRVKELRDNDKLLEAQRLEQRTNYDLEMMREMGFCSGIENYSRHLTFREPGATPYTLLDYFPDDFLIMIDESHVTLPQVRGMYNGDRARKQVLVDHGFRLPSAMDNRPLMFHEFEEHINQIAYVSATPGPYEIEHTPKMIEQIIRPTGLLDPEIEVRPIHGQIDDLVGEINKRKDRNERILVTTLTKKMSEDLTDYLKELGMKVAYLHSEIKTLERIEIIRDLRVGKYDVLIGINLLREGLDIPEVSLVTILDADKEGFLRSDRSLIQTIGRAARNENGRVIMYADKVTASMQFAIDETYRRREKQIAYNEEHGVTPTTIKKEVRDVIKATAVAEEEEQYDTGKKPSEMTKRERQELIDNMETEMKQAARELDFERAAELRDVLLELKAEG
- a CDS encoding peptide chain release factor 3, translated to MNPIQEEMKKRRTFAIISHPDAGKTTMTEKMLLFGNLIRSAGTVKGKKSGKFATSDWMEIEKQRGISVTSSVMNFPYKGYQVNILDTPGHEDFSEDTYRTLTAVDSVVMVIDGTKGIEAQTLKLFKVCKMRGIPIFTFINKMDREGREPFDLMQEIEETLNIETYPMTWPAGMGKRFLGVFDREQEQFVHFTGNEEEDYIPYNQLDQYPELTENATFQEAQEEMELVAEAGEAFDMEKVLRGDQTPVFFGSALAPFGVETFFNSFIEMAPEPAPRKSTEGVVSPEDEEFSGFIFKIQANMNPQHRDRIAFVRVCSGKFERGMNVTLSRTGKTFKLAQSQQFVASSRGTVEEGYAGDIIGIYDPNVYRIGDTIVTGKSKFEYDELPQFPPEIFKKVTAKNVMKSKQFRKGLEQLVQEGAIQLFKRYSFEDFIIGAVGELQYEVFEYRMKNEYNVDIELIPLGERIPRWLKEDQVDVSLFDERNMLAEDREGNPVVLFKNDFSLRWFIDKNPDIELIDLFEVNEYNQTFDA